GTTATTTGATATGACCGTACAGCTAATTTGCGTTACGGTAAAGCAAATTAATGAATGTTTTATTAAAAAAGATTTTACCCAGCTTGTAGGCGCTAACCTTGATACCGGCGTGGCAGGGGTAAAAGCTGAGGCGATGAACCACTTTAAAGTTATTAATAGCGAAGAACTATTTATTATAAACGAGCAAGCTAGACAAAATTAATCAACTAGGGTATAATAAGCTATGTCTTACAGTATAGAATTAACAGAAGCCGAAAAAAGATGGCCTATCGACACCCCAGAAGATATTATGGGGATTATGCAATCTATTTTAAGCCGCGAACTTAAAATAAAAGGTTTTAAGGAGCCGCTTAACCCCGATGATTCCAGCCAAATGGTTAGGTTTGAGAATAAGCGAGCCCCCATCTGGCAGCTGGGCAAAGTAATTTTTGACGGCAGCTACGAGCATTTTTGGACGCTTGGCTTTAATGATGATAGAAAATTACGTTTTATCGATTTGGTAGCCATCGGCAATTCGCTGGAAAGTCATGTGCTGCCGCGTATGGCTTATCGTGGTTTTTCTTATTATATTGCTAATCAAGTCATTTTGGTGCATAATTGTTTGGGTGATTTACCGCCGGATTTTAGCGAGCAAACCAAAGAAAATGTTATAAACTTTATTAGAGCAGCTAAAACAATAGGGATAGATGTTTATGACTATGTGCTTATAACTAATAAACTAGAAGGCATGAGTTTAAAAGCTAAAGGCGTAATGAAAAATTTAAAAGCCGATGCTAACTTTGCCGATTTAACGGCGAAAGAAGCGATGGGCGAGGTAAAAAAAGCCAAAAAAGAAGTAAAAAAGGCTGCCAAAGAAAATCAAAAGCAAGCCGAAGAAATTATTAATAAAAATAAAAACTTAGTTAAAAGCGCTTTAACAATGATTAGAGCAGGGTTAGAGGTAGAAAAAATAGCAGAGGCTACCGGCTTTACGGTCAGTCAAGTTAATTTAATTAAAATTGGTGAGCTTTAAATAAAAAGAGTAATTTAATGATAAATTTTCTTTATAGCCTCATCGATGTTGTTTTACCGTTTGAGTGGCTAAGCTTTAATTTTATGAAAAATGCTTTTTTGGCCCTTTTGCTTTCGGCCCCGCTGTTTGGGGCTTTAGGCAGTATGGTGGTGAGCAAACGTATGGCCTTTTTTAGCGATGCCTTAGGGCACGGGGCTTTTACCGGCATTGCCATTGGCTTAGTCAGCGGGCTTTTAACCGATGTG
The sequence above is drawn from the Spirochaetaceae bacterium genome and encodes:
- a CDS encoding metal ABC transporter permease, whose amino-acid sequence is MINFLYSLIDVVLPFEWLSFNFMKNAFLALLLSAPLFGALGSMVVSKRMAFFSDALGHGAFTGIAIGLVSGLLTDV